Within the Alicyclobacillus vulcanalis genome, the region CACATCCCTTGGCGATTCGCTGTCCCACCAACCTGGATTGCGCGGGACGCGCGCGGTAGAAGTTATCCGCCGCCAGAAAACGGTTTTGCATTTCGCCCACTCCTACCTCTGTCAACGTGATCCCCGCCCTCGTCAGGGCATGGGCAATTCACCTTGTGACGCGGCCTGACGGCGCGCCAAGCGCTGCTCTCTGCGCCGTGGAGCCGAATCATAGTGCATTTTTTCTTCTTCGGTTTCGGGTAACACAGGTGGAACCTCGACAGGTCGCCCGTGTTCATCGATGGCAACAAACGTCAAATACGATCTCGCCGTAAGGACGGTTTCTCCCGTGAGTAAGTTCTCCGCCAGAACCTTCACAAACACTTCCATCGACGTCTTGTGTGCATACGTCACGAAAGCTTCCAGATGAATGGCTTGTCCCACGCGAATGGGCGCGAGGAAGTCTAAGCTGTCGCTTGAAGCGGTGACAACCCGCTGGCGCGCGTGGCGCATGGCGCTGATAGCTGCAATTTTGTCAATGTAGGCCATGACTTTTCCGCCGAATATCGTGCCGAATTGGTTGGTATCCGGCGGCAGCACCAGATCCGTCATGTACGTTCGCGACCATTTTGCCGGTTTGGGTTCCAAGGTTCGCCCCCCTTGCCATGGGCCGTTCCATGCACAAAAGAAAACGGGTACGGACCTCTCATGGGTACCCGTTTCCTTGGCCTGCCGTATGGACTCCGTCCTATACAATAGCACATCGTCGACGTCACGTGACAGGTCTCGACTCGATTTTCACGAAGCGGACTTCGTCCTCGGGACCGGCGTGCGAATCACCACCTGCGGTTCACGCTGCCATTGCAACAAGTAGGACGACGGGCTAAAAGCCCATTCGCGTCGACCCGTATCTTTGTACATGCCGAAGTGAAGGTGCGGCGGGAACT harbors:
- a CDS encoding acyl-CoA thioesterase, which translates into the protein MEPKPAKWSRTYMTDLVLPPDTNQFGTIFGGKVMAYIDKIAAISAMRHARQRVVTASSDSLDFLAPIRVGQAIHLEAFVTYAHKTSMEVFVKVLAENLLTGETVLTARSYLTFVAIDEHGRPVEVPPVLPETEEEKMHYDSAPRRREQRLARRQAASQGELPMP